A genome region from Chryseobacterium sp. G0186 includes the following:
- a CDS encoding Na+/H+ antiporter produces the protein MIHSYVIISIVVLLSVMILVMIGQKLKVAYPIFLVIAGLLISFVPGMPRVEIEPDLVFLIFLPPILFEAAWFTSWQDFHKWRKQIFSMAFGLVFLTSIVVAYLSSSIIPGLTIAMGFLLGGVNSPPDAVAATSVLKHMKIPKKITSILEGESLINDASSLIVFKFALAAVISGQFIWRDAVQDFFTMAVGGIAVGVAVGFLFGALLRIIPTNSNIDTVITLIVPYIMYVGAEHFHFSGVLAVVAGGLLMSYNSHCYLSHTSRIQSGNVWSVLIFLMNTIIFILIGLELPIVVEGLTDYTISEGIFYSVVIGGAIIGTRIIYSYALMYFPRLCSKELRLKVPKPDWREPFIISFAAMRGVVSLAAALSIPAFLPNGEAFPHRNIILFVTFVIILITLVGQGLLLSPILKLLNIQDAGSELPEEKQEVILMRKLKETALHKLDNDFSELAETNSLVRHQKHKLENEMMLMADKAQCMASTGDYVTAINQNKDVLRQVIQAQRNELHRMKKEKIFDDHVMRTIEMQLDFDEAKITGFAH, from the coding sequence ATGATTCACAGCTATGTTATCATATCCATTGTAGTATTACTGTCTGTAATGATATTGGTAATGATTGGACAAAAACTTAAGGTAGCTTATCCCATCTTTCTTGTGATTGCAGGGTTGCTCATCAGCTTTGTTCCGGGAATGCCTCGTGTAGAGATAGAACCCGACCTTGTCTTCCTTATCTTTCTGCCTCCTATTTTATTTGAAGCGGCTTGGTTTACCTCGTGGCAGGATTTTCATAAATGGAGAAAACAGATCTTTTCCATGGCATTTGGACTGGTATTTTTAACATCCATTGTGGTAGCCTACCTTTCATCATCCATTATTCCGGGACTTACAATAGCGATGGGATTCCTGTTGGGAGGAGTAAATTCGCCACCGGATGCTGTAGCAGCTACTTCAGTTTTGAAGCATATGAAGATTCCTAAGAAAATAACCAGTATTCTGGAGGGAGAAAGTCTGATTAATGATGCATCCAGTTTAATTGTATTTAAATTTGCTCTGGCAGCCGTTATTTCAGGACAATTTATCTGGAGAGATGCTGTTCAGGATTTCTTTACCATGGCGGTAGGAGGGATTGCAGTAGGAGTAGCGGTAGGTTTTCTATTTGGAGCCTTGCTGAGGATTATCCCTACCAATTCCAATATAGACACTGTTATCACCCTTATTGTTCCTTACATTATGTATGTGGGAGCAGAACATTTCCACTTTTCAGGAGTATTGGCTGTAGTGGCAGGAGGATTATTGATGTCATACAATTCTCATTGCTACTTGAGCCATACCTCAAGAATTCAGTCCGGAAATGTCTGGAGTGTCTTAATATTTCTGATGAATACCATCATTTTTATTTTAATTGGCCTTGAATTGCCTATCGTTGTTGAAGGACTTACAGACTATACCATTTCAGAAGGAATTTTCTATAGTGTTGTTATTGGCGGAGCCATTATCGGGACAAGAATTATCTACAGTTACGCTCTGATGTATTTTCCAAGGCTTTGCTCCAAGGAATTGAGGCTGAAGGTTCCCAAGCCGGATTGGCGTGAACCCTTTATCATCAGTTTTGCAGCAATGAGGGGAGTGGTTTCATTAGCTGCGGCATTATCCATCCCTGCATTTTTGCCGAATGGAGAAGCATTTCCGCACCGAAATATCATTTTATTTGTAACTTTCGTTATCATATTAATCACCTTGGTAGGGCAGGGATTATTGCTAAGTCCGATCTTAAAATTATTAAATATTCAGGATGCAGGAAGTGAGTTGCCGGAAGAAAAACAGGAAGTGATCCTGATGCGTAAATTAAAAGAAACAGCTTTGCATAAACTGGATAACGACTTTTCCGAACTGGCAGAAACCAATAGCCTGGTTCGTCACCAAAAACATAAACTGGAAAATGAAATGATGTTGATGGCTGATAAAGCCCAATGTATGGCGTCTACAGGAGATTATGTAACAGCGATCAATCAGAATAAAGACGTTCTGCGTCAGGTTATTCAGGCTCAGAGAAATGAACTGCACAGAATGAAAAAAGAAAAAATATTTGATGACCATGTCATGAGAACCATTGAGATGCAGCTGGATTTTGATGAAGCAAAGATCACTGGTTTTGCTCATTAA
- a CDS encoding SRPBCC domain-containing protein, with protein sequence MNTPITVQYKIKALIEKVWNALTDQNEMTSWYFDIQDFELEVGKVFNFYEPGGENKFHHQCEILEIIPNQKLKHTWSYPDFSDQKTIVTWELSSENNETLVKLTHEDIENFKDLGDGFSRLSFTGGWNAILGQSLKGHLEN encoded by the coding sequence ATGAATACACCCATCACTGTTCAATATAAGATCAAAGCTCTGATAGAAAAGGTTTGGAATGCATTGACTGATCAAAATGAAATGACATCCTGGTATTTTGATATCCAGGATTTTGAATTAGAAGTAGGAAAAGTTTTTAACTTCTATGAACCTGGAGGTGAAAATAAATTTCACCATCAGTGTGAAATTCTTGAAATTATTCCCAATCAAAAATTAAAACACACCTGGTCTTATCCCGATTTTTCAGATCAGAAAACAATCGTGACGTGGGAGCTGTCTTCTGAAAATAATGAAACACTCGTGAAATTAACCCATGAAGATATTGAAAACTTTAAAGACCTGGGCGATGGCTTTTCAAGACTGAGTTTTACAGGAGGTTGGAATGCCATTTTAGGACAAAGTTTAAAAGGACATCTGGAAAATTAA
- a CDS encoding VOC family protein, whose product MSKFTGLRPMLWTENLNETIEFYIHILGFELLSRNDEWHWASLRKDDVYIMLALPNEHENPVAIGFSGTFYFNVNKVDELWENLKTKAKISYEIETFEWGMREFAIYDNNGYLLQFGEPMDNIGNTE is encoded by the coding sequence ATGAGCAAATTTACCGGACTTCGTCCCATGCTTTGGACGGAAAATTTAAACGAAACCATAGAATTTTATATTCATATTCTCGGTTTTGAGTTATTGAGCAGAAATGATGAATGGCATTGGGCTTCCCTTAGAAAAGATGATGTATATATCATGCTTGCTCTTCCTAACGAACATGAAAATCCTGTAGCAATCGGATTTTCAGGAACATTTTACTTTAATGTAAATAAAGTGGACGAACTTTGGGAAAACCTTAAAACAAAAGCGAAAATAAGCTATGAAATTGAAACTTTTGAATGGGGAATGAGGGAATTTGCAATCTACGATAACAACGGATATCTACTACAATTTGGTGAACCTATGGATAATATTGGCAATACGGAATAA
- a CDS encoding GNAT family N-acetyltransferase, translating into MIELQPFTIDDAHALITAIKDEKSLLQFAGPKYHFPLTEDQLKGDLSDENRTLFKIVDSETQSTIGHGQIFLRENTFLLGRILIWDENNRGKGYGKKVMQELLKYGFSHFNREMAELNVYDWNTGAIECYKKVGFTIDPDIKNEVKIDNETWVSINMKIHRNTFEL; encoded by the coding sequence ATGATAGAATTACAACCCTTTACTATTGATGATGCCCATGCTTTGATTACAGCAATTAAAGATGAGAAATCACTCCTACAGTTTGCAGGACCTAAGTATCATTTTCCGCTCACAGAAGATCAGCTTAAAGGAGATTTGTCTGATGAAAACAGAACCCTATTCAAAATAGTGGATTCGGAAACCCAGAGCACCATTGGTCATGGGCAGATATTTCTGAGGGAAAATACATTCCTGTTGGGAAGAATTCTGATCTGGGATGAAAATAACCGTGGCAAGGGTTATGGTAAAAAAGTGATGCAGGAACTCCTGAAATATGGATTCAGTCATTTCAATAGAGAAATGGCAGAGCTGAATGTCTACGACTGGAATACCGGAGCTATTGAATGCTATAAAAAAGTTGGCTTTACCATTGATCCGGACATTAAAAATGAAGTGAAAATTGATAATGAAACCTGGGTTTCTATCAATATGAAAATTCATAGGAATACTTTTGAATTATAG
- a CDS encoding DUF2490 domain-containing protein — protein sequence MRKVFTKVVFTVLSLGSVFTFAQKSDLGAWYMYFGNNKISKKLNWHNEVQYRNFDRIGDLEQLLIRTGIGYDLTENNNNVLLGYGFILSQPYVNGDKKENIEHRIFQQFITKQKFGRFNLQHRYRLEERFLEDDFRMRFRYMIGLAIPITQKEMVPKTLYASVYNEVFLHFDSPVFDRNRVYGALGYVINKNMRIEAGYMNQIQENRNRGQIQIGFYNNIPFTKN from the coding sequence ATGAGAAAGGTTTTTACGAAGGTGGTATTCACAGTATTAAGTCTGGGATCCGTTTTTACATTTGCACAAAAAAGTGATCTGGGGGCTTGGTATATGTATTTTGGAAATAATAAGATCAGTAAAAAACTGAACTGGCACAATGAGGTTCAGTACAGAAACTTTGATCGAATCGGAGATCTGGAGCAACTTTTAATTCGTACCGGGATTGGATATGATCTTACCGAAAACAATAATAATGTATTGTTGGGGTACGGGTTTATTTTGAGCCAGCCTTACGTAAACGGTGATAAAAAAGAGAATATAGAACACAGAATCTTTCAACAGTTTATCACGAAGCAGAAATTCGGACGTTTTAATCTTCAGCACCGTTATCGTTTAGAAGAACGTTTTCTGGAAGATGATTTTAGAATGAGATTCCGTTATATGATAGGATTAGCTATTCCCATTACTCAAAAGGAAATGGTACCTAAAACACTCTATGCATCAGTATATAACGAGGTTTTTCTACATTTTGACAGTCCGGTTTTTGATAGAAATAGGGTGTATGGTGCACTGGGATATGTGATTAATAAAAATATGCGGATTGAAGCAGGATATATGAATCAGATTCAGGAGAATAGAAACAGAGGACAGATTCAGATTGGTTTTTATAACAATATCCCGTTTACCAAAAACTAA
- a CDS encoding bestrophin family protein produces MHSGKRFTASEFINWTRRSIYALVVLAAIPTVLYFLGLKFVSVPWQPIAIMGTAVAFIVGFKNNASYSRLWEARQIYGAIINDSRSFGYILRDSLASKDGNKVKIMFLRHYAWLTALRFQLREPRVWESTGTAQFDEYAKKYDIPERLSKLDDELKKYLSEPELQYILSKKNRATQLMASQSRDLSEAYEKGEINDFQWTQINQQLVKFTDSQGKAERIKNFPYPRNFSSITTYLLLLFIVFVPFGLLKEFDKLGEGTMVEGWTIWFNIPFSLLVTWCFHTLDSVGESSVNPFEGGANDVPITQISRTIEIDMRDMLDETDLPPAITPKNNIVL; encoded by the coding sequence ATGCATTCAGGAAAAAGATTTACAGCAAGTGAGTTCATCAACTGGACAAGACGCAGCATTTATGCGTTGGTTGTACTGGCAGCTATTCCTACAGTTCTTTATTTTTTAGGCTTAAAATTCGTCTCTGTGCCTTGGCAGCCCATTGCGATCATGGGAACCGCGGTAGCCTTTATTGTAGGATTTAAAAATAATGCCAGCTACAGCAGACTTTGGGAAGCCAGGCAGATTTATGGAGCGATCATTAATGACAGCCGTAGTTTCGGATATATTCTGAGGGATTCTCTTGCTTCAAAAGATGGCAATAAAGTAAAAATAATGTTTCTCCGTCATTATGCATGGCTTACCGCGCTGAGGTTTCAGTTGAGAGAACCCAGAGTTTGGGAAAGCACCGGGACTGCTCAGTTTGATGAATATGCTAAAAAATATGACATCCCGGAGAGACTTTCAAAGCTAGATGATGAATTGAAAAAATACCTTTCAGAGCCGGAACTTCAATACATTTTAAGCAAAAAAAACAGAGCAACACAATTGATGGCAAGCCAAAGTAGAGATTTGTCCGAAGCATACGAAAAAGGAGAAATCAATGATTTTCAATGGACGCAGATCAATCAGCAATTGGTTAAATTTACGGACAGTCAGGGAAAAGCAGAAAGAATCAAGAACTTTCCTTATCCGAGAAACTTTTCATCCATCACAACCTATCTTTTGTTGTTATTCATTGTTTTTGTACCCTTCGGACTATTAAAGGAGTTTGATAAGTTGGGAGAGGGAACAATGGTGGAAGGATGGACAATCTGGTTTAATATTCCTTTTTCATTACTCGTAACCTGGTGTTTCCATACCTTGGATAGTGTAGGGGAATCTTCTGTAAACCCTTTTGAGGGAGGGGCCAATGATGTTCCTATTACCCAGATCAGCCGCACAATAGAAATTGATATGAGAGATATGCTGGATGAAACCGATCTTCCACCTGCTATTACTCCAAAGAATAATATTGTTCTTTAA
- a CDS encoding VOC family protein codes for MASVNVYLTFNGNCREAFDFYKSVFGGEYPYIGTFGEMPPMEGKETPEEDKDKIMHVTLPISKETVLMGSDTGGEWSSNFKAGNNFSISVNAESKEEAGKIFNGLSEGGQVTMPMADTFWGAYFGMFTDKFGINWMVNYDDPAKMQQHP; via the coding sequence ATGGCATCAGTAAACGTTTATTTAACATTCAATGGAAATTGTAGAGAAGCATTCGATTTCTATAAATCTGTTTTCGGTGGAGAATATCCTTATATCGGAACTTTTGGAGAAATGCCCCCAATGGAAGGAAAAGAAACTCCTGAAGAAGATAAAGACAAGATTATGCACGTTACCCTTCCAATTTCCAAGGAAACAGTATTAATGGGAAGCGATACAGGAGGAGAATGGTCTTCTAACTTTAAGGCGGGAAACAATTTCTCAATTTCTGTAAATGCAGAATCAAAAGAGGAAGCTGGAAAAATCTTCAATGGACTTTCTGAGGGCGGACAGGTAACCATGCCAATGGCAGATACTTTCTGGGGAGCTTATTTCGGAATGTTTACTGATAAATTCGGGATTAACTGGATGGTTAATTATGATGATCCTGCTAAAATGCAACAACATCCATAA
- a CDS encoding VOC family protein: MKLGAFSISLSVKDLQKSKDFYEKLGFTTMAGGTAQNYLIMKNGSTLIGLFQAMFDGNMLTFNPGWDENAQNLESFDDVREIQKKLKKDGIEIEKEADESTSGPEHIYLKDPDGNMILIDQHR, translated from the coding sequence ATGAAACTAGGAGCATTTTCAATTAGCTTAAGTGTAAAAGATCTTCAGAAATCCAAGGATTTTTATGAAAAACTGGGCTTTACTACCATGGCCGGGGGTACAGCGCAAAATTATCTGATTATGAAGAATGGATCTACCCTGATAGGTTTGTTTCAGGCAATGTTTGATGGGAATATGCTTACTTTCAATCCGGGATGGGATGAAAACGCACAGAATCTGGAATCCTTTGATGATGTACGTGAAATTCAGAAGAAACTCAAGAAGGATGGAATTGAAATTGAAAAGGAAGCTGATGAATCTACTTCAGGACCTGAGCATATCTACCTGAAAGATCCGGATGGAAATATGATCCTGATTGATCAACACAGATAG
- a CDS encoding deoxynucleoside kinase → MHIAVTGNIGAGKTTLTTMLAKHYGWDAQFEDVDHNPYLEDFYSDMSKWSFALQVYFLGSRFRQVKEIRESGKNIIQDRTIYEDAHIFAENLNDMNLLSDRDFNNYSSVFDLMKSFVSAPDLLIYLKSDVPNLVKKIYKRGREYEASISIEYLSKLNQKYEKWISNYTEGKLLIIEVDDLDFVEKPEDFGIILEKIEAELHGLF, encoded by the coding sequence ATGCATATTGCAGTTACAGGAAACATTGGAGCAGGAAAAACAACTTTAACTACGATGCTTGCGAAGCATTACGGATGGGATGCACAATTTGAAGACGTAGATCACAATCCTTATCTGGAGGATTTTTATTCAGATATGAGCAAATGGAGTTTTGCACTGCAGGTATATTTCTTGGGAAGCAGATTCCGTCAGGTAAAAGAGATCAGAGAAAGTGGCAAGAATATTATTCAGGATCGTACCATTTATGAAGATGCCCACATTTTTGCAGAAAACTTAAATGATATGAACCTTCTTTCCGACAGGGATTTCAATAATTATTCATCTGTTTTCGACTTGATGAAGTCCTTTGTTTCAGCACCCGATCTTTTGATTTATTTAAAATCAGATGTTCCCAATCTGGTAAAGAAAATTTACAAAAGAGGACGTGAATATGAAGCTTCTATCAGCATTGAGTATCTTTCAAAACTGAATCAGAAATATGAAAAATGGATTTCCAATTACACTGAAGGAAAACTTTTGATCATTGAAGTTGATGATCTGGATTTCGTAGAAAAACCTGAAGATTTTGGTATAATCCTTGAAAAAATTGAGGCAGAACTTCACGGTTTGTTTTAA
- a CDS encoding ABC transporter permease, which produces MKEFFRLLKREFKLFIGNSTLRTVFFLAPVFYATLLGFVYKSGKVENTPVLVIDRDNTPLSNQLTEMLSDNKSIKVIKYLQEPLSIKDEVIRHEAAAVVIIPSRFEGNMLQKKYPELNVYINTGNVLTANFASKALQLTIGTFSAGASIKALQKAGMPAAKAATQYEPFKANYITLFNTTGNYLIFMWPAMLAVVLQQVILLAMAVSFAAEFERGSFVKEYQKMKRWAFPTMLIKVIPIWISSILIVGIYYFMHMIFRVPMPEGILNFILLTAVFVGSASFLGVFISILIPDALKATQILMVIASPAFIISGFTWPLSAMPAFVQFIANIIPLTPFLQAFKILLIQKGSVELTFPYLQHLSILLVVYAIIGWIALKIKLWFIFKKSAPQEIAVENASEEE; this is translated from the coding sequence ATGAAAGAATTTTTCCGTCTTTTGAAACGTGAGTTCAAGCTTTTTATCGGCAATTCTACCTTAAGAACGGTGTTCTTTTTGGCACCGGTCTTCTATGCAACTTTGCTGGGGTTTGTCTACAAAAGCGGAAAAGTTGAAAATACACCGGTATTGGTGATTGACAGAGATAATACACCTTTGTCCAATCAATTAACGGAAATGCTGAGCGATAATAAAAGTATTAAAGTCATCAAATACCTGCAGGAGCCATTGAGTATCAAAGACGAGGTGATTCGTCATGAAGCAGCGGCGGTTGTCATTATTCCTTCCAGATTTGAGGGGAATATGCTACAGAAAAAGTATCCCGAGCTGAATGTGTATATCAATACAGGAAACGTTCTGACGGCTAATTTTGCCTCCAAGGCGTTACAGCTTACCATAGGAACTTTCTCTGCCGGAGCCTCAATCAAGGCATTGCAAAAAGCGGGAATGCCAGCTGCAAAAGCTGCCACACAATATGAACCCTTCAAGGCCAATTATATTACCCTCTTCAACACAACAGGAAACTACCTGATCTTCATGTGGCCGGCAATGTTGGCTGTAGTATTACAGCAGGTAATTCTGTTGGCAATGGCGGTAAGCTTTGCCGCAGAGTTTGAAAGAGGATCTTTTGTAAAAGAATATCAGAAAATGAAGAGATGGGCATTTCCAACAATGCTTATCAAGGTTATCCCTATCTGGATCTCTTCCATTCTTATCGTAGGTATTTATTACTTTATGCACATGATTTTCAGGGTTCCGATGCCGGAGGGTATTCTTAACTTTATTCTTCTCACGGCTGTTTTTGTAGGCTCAGCCTCATTCCTTGGCGTTTTTATCAGTATACTGATTCCGGATGCATTGAAGGCAACGCAGATTCTTATGGTCATCGCTTCACCGGCCTTTATCATCAGTGGTTTTACCTGGCCTCTAAGTGCGATGCCGGCGTTTGTTCAGTTTATCGCTAATATTATTCCATTAACGCCTTTTTTACAGGCCTTTAAAATTCTATTGATTCAGAAAGGTTCCGTAGAACTTACTTTCCCGTACCTGCAACATTTAAGCATTCTTTTAGTAGTGTATGCAATTATAGGATGGATTGCCTTAAAGATAAAACTTTGGTTTATATTTAAGAAGTCAGCTCCACAAGAAATTGCAGTGGAAAATGCTTCTGAGGAAGAATAA
- a CDS encoding DUF1569 domain-containing protein — protein MENVFDAKDAQNYIDRINKLVEDTHGLWGKMTVDQMLAHCSVTYEMIYEPEKHKKPGAIAKFILKTFVKPKVVGEKAYPRDSPTAPQFLVTGRKNFEEEKIRLIGFIQKTQQLGAEAFDGKESFSFGKLKSQEWNNMFAKHLNHHLSQFGV, from the coding sequence ATGGAAAATGTATTTGACGCAAAAGATGCTCAAAACTATATTGATAGAATAAATAAACTTGTGGAAGACACCCATGGATTATGGGGAAAAATGACGGTTGATCAGATGTTGGCTCACTGTAGCGTAACCTATGAAATGATCTATGAACCGGAAAAACATAAAAAACCGGGAGCGATTGCAAAATTTATTTTAAAAACTTTTGTGAAGCCTAAAGTCGTGGGTGAAAAAGCATATCCACGAGATTCCCCTACAGCACCTCAGTTTTTGGTGACTGGCAGAAAAAACTTTGAAGAGGAAAAAATAAGACTGATTGGTTTTATTCAAAAAACACAGCAATTGGGAGCGGAAGCTTTCGATGGTAAAGAATCATTCTCCTTTGGGAAGTTAAAATCCCAGGAGTGGAATAATATGTTTGCCAAGCACCTGAACCATCACTTGTCACAATTCGGAGTTTAA
- a CDS encoding HlyD family secretion protein, with translation MHKNISILIASLFLLGSCDKKNEKIKEPEGKTKKDVISFAPKVTGRILKIYVSEGQTVKKGDTLAQLDVPEVSAKIAQAQGAVSAATAQEQMAKNGATPDQLKQLQAKYKGLKEQYDFAQKSYRRANNMFRDSLMSPQAHDEVYAKLQGAKAQYDAVVAELDDVNRGTRFEKIEMAAGQASQAKGALQEANVAYSERYIIATNDMEIETISLNTGELATAGFALFNGYIPESTYFRFTVPESAISKYKKGQNVNMQVVYNKENLEGSVVYIKQLTRYADITTAYPDYQLQDAVYEIKVKPKDMNKAKSLLVNANVILK, from the coding sequence ATGCATAAAAATATATCTATACTCATTGCTTCTCTGTTTTTATTGGGAAGCTGCGACAAAAAGAATGAAAAGATAAAGGAACCGGAAGGGAAAACAAAAAAGGATGTCATTTCCTTTGCTCCAAAGGTTACCGGAAGAATTTTAAAAATATACGTTTCTGAAGGTCAGACGGTAAAAAAAGGAGATACTCTTGCTCAGCTTGATGTTCCTGAGGTCTCTGCAAAAATTGCGCAGGCTCAGGGTGCCGTAAGTGCGGCTACAGCACAGGAACAAATGGCCAAAAACGGAGCTACTCCGGATCAGCTGAAACAGCTGCAGGCAAAATATAAAGGGTTGAAGGAACAATATGACTTTGCGCAGAAATCCTACAGAAGAGCCAATAATATGTTTCGTGACAGCTTGATGTCTCCACAGGCCCATGATGAGGTATATGCAAAGCTTCAGGGGGCAAAAGCTCAGTACGATGCAGTGGTTGCAGAATTGGATGATGTGAACAGGGGAACCCGTTTTGAAAAGATAGAAATGGCGGCAGGGCAGGCTTCCCAGGCAAAAGGAGCATTACAGGAAGCAAACGTAGCCTATTCCGAAAGATATATCATCGCTACGAATGATATGGAGATAGAAACCATAAGCCTGAATACAGGAGAGTTGGCTACGGCTGGTTTTGCATTATTCAACGGATATATTCCTGAGAGTACCTATTTCAGATTTACTGTACCTGAAAGTGCTATTTCAAAATATAAAAAAGGGCAGAATGTAAATATGCAGGTGGTATATAACAAAGAAAACCTTGAGGGGAGTGTTGTTTACATCAAACAATTGACAAGATATGCAGACATCACAACGGCTTATCCTGATTATCAACTGCAGGATGCGGTGTATGAGATCAAGGTAAAACCTAAGGATATGAATAAGGCTAAAAGTCTTTTGGTGAATGCCAATGTCATCCTGAAATAA
- a CDS encoding ArsC/Spx/MgsR family protein yields the protein MLVKVLHNGSCSKSNAVLEYLDENGVSFEIINIVEDPLSILEIKTVLKKLNQSVFHIIRKTDKLYTENYADKNYSEEEWIKILSENPSLIQRPIIVKGSVAMLGRPIENVKFFIEK from the coding sequence ATGCTAGTTAAGGTTTTACATAACGGAAGCTGTTCAAAATCAAATGCTGTATTGGAGTATCTTGATGAGAACGGAGTGTCTTTTGAGATTATTAATATTGTTGAAGATCCATTAAGTATTCTGGAGATCAAAACGGTATTGAAAAAGCTGAATCAGAGTGTTTTCCATATTATTCGTAAAACAGACAAGCTGTATACGGAGAACTATGCCGATAAAAATTATTCCGAAGAAGAATGGATTAAGATTCTGTCCGAAAATCCATCACTTATCCAAAGACCCATTATCGTGAAAGGTTCAGTCGCTATGTTGGGAAGACCTATTGAAAATGTAAAGTTCT
- a CDS encoding DUF1398 domain-containing protein: MKFTINDIKAEHQKVKSGADFPQYIKAIKNLGVSHYTSYVDNGNTEYFDTNNDSDQTGPKYNNLIVSEKVDLENFKARLLLHQQGGTDYITFCNDCAENGIEGWMMDLEAMTCTYFDKERANILVEQIPA, encoded by the coding sequence ATGAAATTTACAATTAACGATATTAAAGCCGAGCATCAAAAGGTAAAAAGCGGTGCCGATTTTCCACAGTATATCAAGGCCATAAAAAATCTAGGGGTCTCTCATTATACCTCATATGTTGATAATGGAAATACCGAATACTTTGACACCAATAATGACTCTGACCAAACAGGACCCAAGTATAACAATCTTATTGTTTCTGAAAAAGTAGATCTTGAAAACTTTAAAGCAAGGTTGCTGCTTCACCAGCAGGGAGGAACAGATTATATCACATTCTGTAATGATTGTGCAGAAAACGGGATTGAGGGCTGGATGATGGATCTGGAAGCAATGACCTGTACTTACTTCGATAAAGAACGGGCAAACATACTGGTTGAGCAAATTCCGGCTTGA
- a CDS encoding glutaminyl-peptide cyclotransferase: MKKNIIAGFAAILLLASCNKDKEILDTLNSYNNSMETKGYHFGDKLELPKEVTENAESVTISFGDKETTDLTIDPKFFTLGDNAVTFNIKTKGGEVLNQDATINVFAKNPEKNMAYQIIAEYPHDPKNFVQGFQAEGNTIYESDGQNGSSQILKYTLGTTTPLASTKQAAEDFSEGSTIVGDKVYQLTWQSKKGYIYDKSSLKLLSEFAYPNVLGEGWGLTYDGKNLIASDGSKLLYFLDPNNPSKLIKYIAVAGSSQAYDQLNELEYHNGFLYANVWQKPIILKINPANGEVVGTFDFTEIAKQNTKGSDDVLNGIAFKGENMLVTGKNWPKIYEVQIK; this comes from the coding sequence ATGAAAAAAAATATAATAGCAGGTTTTGCAGCGATTTTATTATTAGCTTCTTGTAATAAGGATAAAGAGATCCTTGATACATTGAACAGCTATAATAATTCAATGGAAACAAAAGGATATCATTTTGGAGATAAACTGGAACTTCCTAAAGAAGTAACAGAGAATGCAGAAAGTGTAACCATTAGTTTTGGTGATAAGGAAACAACAGATTTAACCATTGATCCGAAGTTCTTCACATTGGGTGATAACGCTGTGACGTTCAACATTAAGACAAAAGGAGGCGAGGTATTGAATCAGGATGCAACCATCAATGTATTTGCAAAAAATCCTGAAAAAAATATGGCCTATCAGATTATAGCAGAATATCCTCACGATCCGAAAAACTTTGTACAGGGTTTCCAGGCGGAAGGCAATACCATCTATGAAAGTGATGGCCAGAATGGATCTTCACAGATCTTAAAATATACATTGGGAACAACCACTCCGCTGGCTTCTACCAAGCAGGCCGCTGAAGACTTTTCTGAGGGAAGTACCATTGTAGGAGATAAAGTATATCAGTTGACATGGCAGAGCAAGAAAGGTTATATTTATGATAAAAGTTCCTTAAAACTGCTTTCAGAATTTGCTTATCCCAACGTATTGGGTGAAGGCTGGGGGCTTACCTATGACGGTAAAAACCTGATTGCATCAGACGGAAGCAAGCTTTTATACTTCCTTGACCCGAATAATCCATCAAAACTGATCAAATATATTGCCGTTGCAGGAAGTTCTCAGGCATATGACCAACTGAACGAACTGGAATACCACAACGGATTTTTATATGCTAATGTATGGCAGAAACCAATCATCCTAAAAATAAATCCTGCGAATGGAGAAGTGGTAGGAACCTTTGATTTTACAGAAATTGCAAAACAAAATACCAAAGGAAGTGATGATGTACTGAACGGAATTGCCTTTAAAGGAGAAAACATGCTGGTAACAGGTAAGAACTGGCCGAAGATTTATGAAGTTCAGATCAAGTAA